One Lepus europaeus isolate LE1 chromosome X, mLepTim1.pri, whole genome shotgun sequence genomic window carries:
- the EFNB1 gene encoding ephrin-B1 — protein sequence MARPGQRWLGKWLVAMVVLALCRLATPLAKNLEPVSWSSLNPKFLSGKGLVIYPKIGDKLDIICPRAEAGRPYEYYKLYLVRPEQAAACSTVLDPNVLVTCNRPEQEIRFTIKFQEFSPNYMGLEFKKHHDYYITSTSNGSLEGLENREGGVCRTRTMKIVMKVGQDPNAVTPEQLTTSRPSKEADNTVKTATHAPGRGRLGDSDGKHETVNQEEKSGPGASGGGGGGSDPDSFFNSKVALFAAVGAGCVIFLLIIIFLTVLLLKLRKRHRKHTQQRAAALSLSTLASPKGGSGTAGTEPSDIIIPLRTTENNYCPHYEKVSGDYGHPVYIVQEMPPQSPANIYYKV from the exons ATGGCCCGGCCTGGGCAGCGTTGGCTCGGCAAGTGGCTTGTGGCGATGGTCGTATTGGCGCTGTGCCGGCTCGCCACGCCGCTGGCCAAGAACCTGGAGCCCGTGTCCTGGAGCTCCCTCAACCCTAA GTTCCTGAGCGGGAAGGGCTTGGTGATCTACCCGAAGATTGGTGACAAGCTGGACATCATCTGTCCCCGAGCAGAAGCAGGGCGGCCCTATGAGTACTATAAGCTATACCTGGTACGGCCTGAGCAGGCAGCTGCCTGTAGCACTGTGCTGGACCCCAACGTTCTGGTCACGTGCAACCGGCCAGAGCAAGAAATCCGCTTCACCATCAAGTTCCAGGAGTTCAGCCCCAACTACATGGGCCTGGAGTTCAAGAAGCACCACGATTACTACATTACCT CAACATCCAATGGCAGCCTCGAGGGGCTGGAGAACCGCGAGGGAGGTGTGTGCCGTACCCGCACCATGAAGATCGTCATGAAGGTTGGGCAAG ATCCCAATGCTGTGACACCTGAGCAGCTGACCACCAGCCGGCCCAGCAAGGAGGCAGACAACACTGTCAAGACAGCTACGCATGCTCCTGGTCGGGGCCGCCTGGGTGACTCTGATGGCAAGCACG AGACTGTGAACCAGGAAGAGAAGAGCGGCCCGGGCGCGAGTGGGGGCGGCGGTGGTGGCAGCGACCCCGACAGCTTCTTCAACTCCAAGGTGGCACTGTTCGCAGCCGTTGGAGCGGGCTGTGTCATCTTCCTGCTCATCATCATCTTCCTGACGGTTCTGCTACTGAAGCTACGCAAGCGGCACCGCAAGCACACGCAGCAGCGGGCGGCTGCGCTCTCGCTCAGCACCCTGGCCAGCCCCAAGGGGGGCAGCGGCACGGCGGGCACGGAACCCAGCGACATCATCATCCCCTTACGGACTACAGAGAACAACTACTGTCCCCACTATGAGAAGGTGAGTGGGGACTACGGGCACCCCGTCTACATCGTCCAGGAGATGCCTCCGCAGAGTCCGGCGAACATCTACTACAAGGTCTGA